The Patescibacteria group bacterium genomic interval TGGACCATGTTTTGGAACACTTGGACGATCCGATTCGGGTGATTGAAGAGCTATATCGAATCAGTGCTGACGGGGCGATGCTTTATATCAAGACGCCGCATTTTTCTTGCAACTGGCTGCACCCGGGGCACAAAAATGGGATTAGCACGATGCTTTTCAGCTATTTTGTTCATGACGGAGATGATTACTACGGAGATTGTTACTTTGAAGTAAAGAAAATCAAGTTAAGCTGGTTGCGTCCAGCAAACAAACATTCGGTTGCGCTCAATACGCTTTCCCGGATAATTAATTTTTTCGCCAACCTCAATATTGGTTTCTGTCAGCGAGTTTGGTGTTACTGGGTGGGGGGATTTGAAGAGTTAGAA includes:
- a CDS encoding methyltransferase domain-containing protein: MVELQKINFGCGHKHLSGFINVDNNPNVKEADVVHDLNIFPYPFADSSVNEVIMDHVLEHLDDPIRVIEELYRISADGAMLYIKTPHFSCNWLHPGHKNGISTMLFSYFVHDGDDYYGDCYFEVKKIKLSWLRPANKHSVALNTLSRIINFFANLNIGFCQRVWCYWVGGFEELEFETKVIKK